Proteins found in one Paenibacillus borealis genomic segment:
- a CDS encoding LacI family DNA-binding transcriptional regulator → MNPTIKDVAQKANVSIATVSRVLHNLGGYSDKTKQKVDQTIKELKYQPNAIARGLINKRTQTIGVLFPDVSSTFSSDLLHGIDEFVHDRNYSVMVCNTDQDGKRTLKYLQLLREKQVDGIIFSSEVLKQEYYDMLESMKVPVVLVSSQTDYANVPYVKVDDYQAAYDAVDYLITKGHCSISMISGTKGDPIAGTPRVEGYRKALEAHGIPFASRYLVYGDFSYESGCRAMEAILRRTPEITAVFAASDEMAIGALSVVTKHGMNVPEDISIMGYDDLRLARMVNPPLTTVRQPLYDIGMIASEKLISMIETGEPAESQICTHSIVERQTVRAIT, encoded by the coding sequence ATGAATCCCACAATCAAAGATGTTGCCCAAAAGGCGAACGTATCCATTGCCACCGTCTCACGGGTTCTGCATAACCTGGGCGGATATTCAGATAAAACGAAGCAAAAGGTAGATCAGACCATCAAAGAGCTTAAATATCAGCCGAACGCTATCGCCCGCGGACTGATTAACAAGCGTACCCAAACCATCGGCGTATTATTTCCTGATGTGTCGAGCACCTTCTCCTCTGATCTGCTCCACGGAATCGACGAATTCGTCCATGACCGCAATTATAGTGTGATGGTCTGCAATACCGATCAGGACGGTAAACGTACGCTGAAGTATCTGCAGCTTCTGCGCGAGAAGCAGGTTGACGGGATTATTTTTTCCAGTGAAGTGCTCAAGCAAGAGTATTATGACATGCTGGAGAGCATGAAGGTTCCAGTGGTACTGGTCTCTTCCCAAACGGATTATGCCAATGTCCCTTATGTGAAGGTTGATGATTATCAGGCGGCCTATGACGCTGTCGATTATCTGATCACCAAAGGCCACTGCAGCATCAGTATGATCAGCGGAACCAAGGGCGATCCCATCGCCGGAACTCCGCGGGTTGAAGGATACCGCAAAGCGCTGGAAGCACACGGCATTCCCTTTGCGAGCCGTTACCTCGTATACGGAGACTTTTCATACGAAAGCGGCTGCAGAGCCATGGAAGCCATATTACGGAGAACGCCTGAGATTACTGCTGTCTTCGCTGCCAGTGACGAGATGGCGATTGGTGCCCTCTCGGTAGTTACGAAGCATGGAATGAATGTCCCTGAAGATATCTCCATCATGGGATACGACGATCTCCGGTTAGCCCGGATGGTTAATCCGCCATTGACTACCGTGCGTCAGCCGCTATATGACATTGGAATGATCGCTTCCGAGAAGCTGATCAGTATGATTGAAACGGGAGAGCCTGCGGAGAGTCAAATCTGTACCCACTCCATTGTGGAAAGACAAACCGTCCGGGCAATTACCTGA
- a CDS encoding glycoside hydrolase family 66 protein, which translates to MNTAQSGNYDLGWVYQNNAQGAATVSRSVYINNGAGTPVSFAPTTGSEWGEAAMSGIPMEEGVNRIVIKMPEGQDSGIRLDKLNVALSGDPDPVTRSYEAESTDTESPFSLYKDTVLNFGEIGEQVTYPVNIPQSGEQSLIFTYSNAGGMTTRSVYIDGVRAKDEHGNDLKIGLDGTESSEKYSGDGYVIIPHMEAGTHTVTLKMEADDIAGSVRLRGVTAGYFNEPSVRLMDAGLASMGATHIELGTAEKQSEGPNMLAHEYYPNRSKKMLESTKESMQEYYKFNAAYENLLFGSKADSAAVVSVEADGGNLATSKDGTENTLWITVRKNEANTGFERYDVLHLINLLNNDDNWRNAANEPAVLNHLKVSYDIGITEKEAPDLKVYAASPDAGHGLSQELKYIWDGEQLQIELPSLQYWTMIYIDKAPGTALVQPIFSDDEPGLPSPSPTATATPAPERATTAPGGADISAVAVPATPTPTPAPTPAAAERDVLVLQAKDLNPAVDGTITIAVNEDKYNRIQLPVSVAEGLQGKKLQLQGSHFSLNFTHDHILQLLEENKGKITAESQIQITFNRIEPQAAFLPGVKPWVPAGSTYEFEFAVTTADGGLSRLVSFRSPVQLTLKVDDLEQGDLNELLGIYAFIEPLKKWEYTGSRANTAEQEITAELSHFSRYTVFAYDKTYADVPAEHWAYKAVRRLTAKHIINGMTENTFVPAAKITRAQYAALMVKALRLTAEGPAPFMDVTADSWYAGDVAAAYQAGLVNGRNGKRFAPDEAITRQEMAVMLAKASAIHGSIKQTEDVNLTFRDSKEISAWAQSAVQQVKSAGLMNGYANGTFAPESGATRAEAAVVIEHLID; encoded by the coding sequence GTGAATACAGCGCAATCAGGCAACTATGATCTCGGCTGGGTCTATCAAAATAATGCCCAGGGGGCAGCGACCGTCAGCCGCAGTGTGTATATTAACAATGGCGCGGGCACTCCTGTAAGCTTTGCACCAACCACTGGCTCCGAATGGGGAGAAGCGGCAATGAGCGGCATTCCAATGGAGGAAGGCGTAAACCGCATAGTCATCAAAATGCCGGAGGGGCAGGACAGCGGAATCAGGCTGGATAAGCTGAACGTTGCATTATCCGGTGATCCGGACCCGGTAACACGCAGCTATGAAGCCGAGAGTACGGATACGGAATCACCGTTCTCTCTCTACAAGGATACCGTGCTGAACTTTGGTGAAATCGGAGAGCAGGTGACCTATCCGGTGAACATCCCTCAATCGGGGGAACAGAGCCTGATCTTCACCTATTCCAATGCAGGCGGCATGACCACCCGTTCGGTCTATATCGACGGTGTGCGCGCCAAGGATGAACATGGCAACGATTTGAAGATTGGATTGGATGGCACAGAGAGCAGTGAGAAGTACAGCGGGGACGGATACGTGATTATTCCACACATGGAGGCGGGAACCCATACCGTTACATTGAAGATGGAAGCGGATGATATTGCCGGAAGTGTCCGGCTGCGCGGGGTAACGGCTGGCTATTTCAACGAGCCGTCCGTGCGGCTGATGGATGCCGGGCTGGCATCGATGGGTGCAACCCATATTGAGCTGGGAACCGCCGAGAAGCAGTCGGAAGGCCCGAACATGCTTGCCCATGAATATTATCCGAACCGCAGTAAAAAAATGCTGGAATCTACCAAGGAATCCATGCAGGAATATTATAAATTTAATGCTGCCTATGAAAACCTGCTGTTCGGCAGCAAGGCCGATTCAGCTGCTGTTGTGTCCGTGGAAGCGGACGGCGGCAATTTGGCAACAAGCAAAGACGGAACGGAGAATACGCTCTGGATAACAGTCAGGAAAAATGAGGCTAATACAGGCTTTGAGCGGTATGATGTACTGCATCTGATCAATCTGCTTAACAATGATGACAACTGGAGAAATGCAGCCAATGAGCCAGCTGTCCTTAACCATTTGAAAGTGTCTTACGATATCGGCATCACCGAGAAGGAGGCACCGGATCTGAAGGTCTATGCCGCCAGTCCTGACGCAGGGCATGGTCTGTCACAAGAGCTGAAGTATATTTGGGATGGGGAACAATTGCAGATTGAACTGCCATCCCTGCAGTATTGGACAATGATTTATATCGACAAGGCGCCGGGGACAGCATTGGTTCAGCCGATCTTCAGTGATGATGAACCGGGCCTTCCAAGCCCGTCACCGACTGCAACTGCAACTCCTGCACCGGAAAGGGCAACTACTGCTCCCGGAGGAGCAGATATAAGTGCAGTGGCGGTCCCGGCCACACCTACACCTACACCTGCTCCTACTCCGGCAGCGGCGGAAAGGGATGTTCTAGTTTTGCAGGCGAAGGATTTGAATCCGGCGGTTGATGGGACAATCACAATTGCGGTCAATGAGGATAAATACAACCGGATTCAGCTTCCTGTCTCTGTTGCGGAAGGGTTGCAGGGGAAGAAGCTGCAGCTTCAAGGAAGTCATTTCAGCCTGAATTTCACCCATGATCATATTCTTCAGCTTCTGGAAGAGAACAAAGGGAAAATAACAGCCGAGTCACAAATTCAAATTACCTTCAACAGAATCGAGCCGCAGGCAGCTTTCCTTCCGGGTGTGAAGCCCTGGGTTCCCGCTGGATCGACCTATGAATTTGAATTCGCAGTAACGACGGCAGACGGAGGATTATCCAGGCTTGTTTCCTTTAGAAGCCCGGTGCAGCTTACCTTAAAGGTTGATGATCTGGAGCAAGGAGATCTGAATGAATTGCTGGGCATCTATGCTTTCATTGAGCCGCTGAAGAAATGGGAATATACCGGCAGCAGAGCCAACACGGCTGAACAGGAGATTACAGCAGAGCTTAGTCACTTTAGCCGTTATACCGTGTTTGCGTATGACAAAACATATGCTGACGTGCCTGCGGAGCATTGGGCATATAAGGCTGTCCGCCGCTTGACCGCGAAGCATATCATCAACGGAATGACAGAGAACACGTTCGTTCCAGCGGCGAAGATCACCCGCGCGCAGTATGCAGCCTTGATGGTCAAAGCGCTTCGGTTAACAGCCGAAGGACCGGCTCCATTTATGGATGTAACTGCGGATAGCTGGTATGCCGGTGATGTTGCCGCTGCTTATCAGGCAGGTCTGGTGAACGGAAGAAACGGGAAGCGATTTGCACCTGACGAAGCGATAACCCGCCAGGAGATGGCGGTGATGCTTGCCAAAGCATCAGCCATCCATGGGAGCATTAAGCAGACCGAAGACGTGAACCTAACCTTTAGGGACAGCAAAGAGATCTCTGCCTGGGCACAGTCAGCAGTTCAGCAGGTGAAGTCAGCGGGTCTGATGAACGGATACGCGAATGGAACCTTTGCACCTGAATCCGGCGCAACCCGGGCAGAAGCCGCAGTGGTCATAGAGCATTTGATAGATTAA
- a CDS encoding glycoside hydrolase family 66 protein — protein MLKKQAVICLCLLLLVQICTTGYGGRGTAQAEPMGTANPKILKKVPSKARFAPGEAAELIMTLDQSADWSGQLHLQIYQLNTLVAEGDKALTVLQEGSNKLTVGWTPPAEDFRGYTAKAWIEGDAPSEYVTAAIEVSSDWSKFPRYGYVADFPQETAEESDSKLRELSQDYYINAYQFYDWMWRHDVSVYSKTDGNGQPVTDADGNFIDEDINADTHYSDLLGRSLYPLSVKQQVEAAQKYGSAAMAYQMNYAARENYEDFGVSPEWGLYNSAQLDLNNPQKDQNGYTFEVNGKTTSLFLQDPGSRFWQDYITRQFERSINTFGFDGIHLDQWGANDNNFLYDYNGNKRYYSLDYARFINSVKDSLLANNPLKSKVTFNMVGGNAEYSAVPDPGTKTDFDYSEIWQDRNNYRDIQKVVEDTREKDGGKAMVIAGYMNYKEATGLQTRGTEAQDAPVTVDYQSRIAKAYGWVGNFGRKDTDSVTFTVNAPADGMYTLVLNYGQGNGSGSPEGKLMVNDEIAAAAIPFEANTGWGNPTAQAAVTAMLKEGENSVKLTLNTNSLWLNLAGLEVQGQGINERYEAADAKLDTVIVDQYSNVYYFDTAGDYVKFNVNVPVEGEYPLGFSYASDWQEVTRELLVNDVPQGEVSFAGTGTWDKFSELGNLHKVHLNAGYNTLTLRASANDLGIKLRYMTVGTQRSYALYADVPQTSSLNYSQSKTDNFGQAGQTVTYDVYAEHPLDTITVLYHGDNDPVMSVLVDSEPAPHAQNITFAKTAGGWEGSMQPRELSVPVQAGHHKVTLRMESSGQYINVGGIIAGGYEYSTGNAEPTGGVVPIIGYASEFNNVNDRLAFYSEYSAIRQL, from the coding sequence ATGCTAAAGAAGCAAGCTGTTATCTGTCTCTGTTTATTACTGCTGGTTCAAATTTGTACAACAGGCTATGGCGGCAGAGGAACAGCTCAGGCAGAGCCGATGGGGACGGCGAATCCCAAAATACTGAAAAAGGTACCCTCAAAGGCACGATTCGCTCCGGGTGAAGCCGCAGAGCTGATTATGACCCTGGATCAATCTGCGGATTGGAGCGGCCAGCTGCATCTGCAAATTTATCAGTTGAATACTCTGGTTGCTGAAGGCGACAAAGCGCTGACAGTATTGCAGGAAGGGAGCAACAAGCTAACCGTGGGGTGGACGCCTCCGGCTGAGGACTTCCGCGGCTACACGGCGAAAGCGTGGATAGAGGGAGATGCGCCATCGGAGTATGTGACCGCAGCAATCGAGGTTTCCAGCGATTGGTCGAAATTCCCAAGATACGGATATGTCGCTGATTTTCCGCAGGAGACGGCAGAGGAGAGTGACTCCAAGCTCCGAGAATTGTCCCAGGACTACTACATTAATGCCTACCAGTTCTACGATTGGATGTGGCGGCATGATGTTTCGGTGTATTCCAAGACCGACGGGAACGGACAGCCGGTCACAGATGCAGACGGTAATTTCATTGATGAAGACATTAACGCGGATACACACTATTCGGATCTGCTGGGGCGTTCACTGTATCCGCTCAGCGTTAAGCAGCAGGTGGAGGCTGCACAGAAATACGGCTCCGCAGCTATGGCTTATCAGATGAATTATGCAGCGCGTGAGAACTATGAGGACTTCGGCGTCAGTCCGGAGTGGGGACTCTATAACAGTGCCCAGCTTGATTTGAACAATCCGCAGAAAGACCAGAACGGGTATACCTTCGAAGTGAACGGGAAGACGACCTCCCTGTTCCTGCAAGACCCGGGAAGCAGGTTCTGGCAGGACTATATCACCAGACAGTTTGAGCGTTCCATTAATACATTCGGGTTTGACGGCATTCACCTGGATCAGTGGGGAGCCAATGATAACAATTTCCTGTATGACTATAACGGCAATAAACGTTATTATTCCCTGGATTATGCCCGGTTCATTAATTCCGTCAAGGACTCATTGCTCGCAAATAATCCCTTAAAGAGCAAGGTTACGTTCAATATGGTGGGAGGCAATGCCGAATACAGCGCTGTACCTGATCCGGGTACGAAAACCGATTTTGACTATAGTGAGATTTGGCAGGACCGAAACAATTACCGGGATATTCAAAAGGTCGTGGAAGATACCCGGGAGAAGGATGGCGGTAAGGCGATGGTGATCGCCGGTTATATGAACTACAAAGAGGCTACAGGTCTGCAGACACGAGGCACGGAAGCACAGGATGCTCCGGTAACCGTGGATTACCAATCGCGGATTGCCAAAGCTTACGGCTGGGTCGGCAACTTTGGACGCAAAGATACGGATTCGGTGACGTTTACGGTAAATGCTCCAGCAGACGGAATGTATACGCTTGTCCTGAATTATGGCCAGGGCAATGGCTCCGGTTCTCCGGAAGGCAAGCTGATGGTTAATGATGAGATTGCCGCAGCGGCAATTCCCTTTGAGGCCAATACGGGGTGGGGGAACCCGACAGCTCAAGCCGCAGTAACGGCAATGTTAAAGGAAGGTGAAAATTCCGTCAAGCTTACCCTGAATACCAACAGCCTTTGGCTCAATCTGGCGGGCCTGGAGGTCCAAGGGCAGGGGATCAATGAGCGCTACGAGGCGGCAGATGCCAAGCTGGATACGGTAATTGTGGATCAATACAGCAATGTGTATTATTTTGATACCGCAGGTGATTATGTGAAATTCAATGTAAATGTCCCTGTTGAAGGAGAATATCCGCTCGGATTCAGCTACGCTTCGGATTGGCAGGAGGTGACACGTGAGCTGCTTGTGAATGATGTACCTCAGGGAGAGGTCTCGTTTGCCGGCACGGGGACATGGGATAAATTCTCGGAGCTTGGCAATCTGCATAAGGTTCATCTGAACGCAGGCTATAATACCCTAACGCTAAGGGCGTCTGCAAATGATCTGGGTATTAAGCTCCGGTATATGACGGTTGGCACACAGAGAAGCTATGCACTGTATGCGGATGTTCCGCAGACCAGCAGCCTGAATTACAGCCAGAGCAAGACAGACAATTTCGGGCAGGCAGGACAGACTGTTACCTACGATGTATATGCAGAACATCCGCTGGACACGATTACGGTCCTGTATCATGGTGATAATGATCCTGTAATGTCGGTTCTGGTGGATAGTGAGCCAGCTCCACATGCCCAGAATATCACGTTTGCTAAAACAGCCGGCGGCTGGGAGGGCTCCATGCAGCCCCGTGAATTATCTGTTCCTGTCCAGGCGGGACATCATAAGGTTACGCTGCGAATGGAATCAAGCGGACAATATATCAATGTGGGCGGGATTATTGCCGGAGGGTATGAATACAGTACAGGCAACGCTGAACCAACAGGCGGAGTTGTCCCTATCATCGGATATGCCTCCGAATTCAATAATGTCAATGACCGGTTGGCTTTTTACAGTGAATACAGCGCAATCAGGCAACTATGA